Proteins co-encoded in one Bremerella sp. TYQ1 genomic window:
- a CDS encoding SdrD B-like domain-containing protein: MGFHYRDALRRFRSFFGSGKNAALNRPVRSRGIETLEARRVMSADPIRLGAIYQEDDAAGGDDHGDTFIVTFEGGAAGTQLNRLIIDGDQVQNFGNIPGLSTGDVIFDITPGGLGADSAFPFQIVSANGIDSIKATVTDGGTRLILDFVGFDAGEELRFSIDVDEIIIYDPNNPDETLIDPIASGAEFHGTLLTGEFSAAHYENATINTKFIDMYDAKLAESGLDLPSDNATGHRDRTDGAFGSIVQLPLPISISGTVYHDPNLSLTHDPGEQGISGVSLTLWKKENGVFVNTGHTVTTDANGNYIFGEELGLQPGTYQVRETQPTGYFSVGAVPGTVEGTQTGSTVSGDPDVLTEISIPLGGTAAIDYDFAEATPAMIDGYVYHDRDNDGVKEAGEEGIAGVQIRVQGVDVLGNPQSFLVTTDANGYYKVINMPPGVYEVLEVVQPPTYQDGKDTAGTVNGVTKGTAHNPGDRISTISLQGGDSGINYNFGEIRPAEISGRVHLTDPEGNCYGENIVTTPIEGAVVNLYDSEGNLVATTTTDANGEYFFGNLLPGTYTIEEITPPGLIDGGDHVGTIDGIKVGNLDGNDRIADIELLSGDSGVHYDFCEHLPASLSGYVYHDRNNNGIREAGEEGIEGVLVQLYDANNIPAGLAITDENGFYEFLGLSKGQYQIAEIQPFEYIDGLDTAGTIFGTTVGAAVNPGDEINTIDVKWGDEGIEYNFGEIKHGSISGYVYHDRNVNGAKNAGEEGIADVTITLINTVTNETFVTTTDANGYYEFLNLVPGSYRVIETHPLAYQDGTDEAGTINGVVRGAAVNPGDEINGITIGSDEHGINYNFGEFLYASISGSVHLTDEDGNCDHESATSRPVVGATIHLYDANGNLLKSTVTDANGDYYFGELLPGSYTVVEVTPPGLIDGGDHIGTINGVTVGEFNGNDRIETIVLTAGQHGEDYNFCESEPADLSGYVYHDRNNNGVREAGEEGIGGTTVQLFDENGNLVDTLVTDSNGFYHFTGLTKSVYRIVETQPTGYLDGLDAAGTINGSTVGSATNPGDVIHTIDLKFGQSGIEYNFGEVLPTSIGGFVHVDPNQDCYFDENEDPIVGVKITLLDANGNEIATTFTDANGHYQFNGLPPGTYTVVESQPTGYFQGGQIDRNGLADASVTDVISNIVTHSGQHLDEHNFCELPPASLSGYVFQDGAVISNATGEVPDDIASLRDGQRTDDDTPLAGVVLELRDGFSGEPILGSSDAVLQGLYGDGPIRVVTDANGFYKFEGLKTGFYAVYQVHPEGYVDSIDTVGTTGGLAVNPGTVGPEVSALSVNPGHDAIIRIFVVGGTESYENNFSEIRVVPFIPPPEFPPQDPPVTPPPVGVAPPSPELIPPAQLLALPQIVQPFGGSAVGFTWHLSVVNAGDPRGKEPVASSESFWLTSANGDMNPWNVDNLSQARWTLLTEAEDGEESELLQRLFGSKDAIPVAGDFNGDGVSEIGVFIDGHWFIDLNGNGRWDDEDMYAKLGHEGDQPVVGDWDGDGKDDIGIYGKSWPNDPRAVKEEPGLPDAANNFVSLEKPKNVPPKEEHAPHGTRVLKVAQHGKFRQDLIDHTFHFGVGGDHALVGDWNGDGISTIAVFRNGTWHVDSNGDGRWNPEVDAAFAYGQEGDLPVVGDWNGDGIDEIGIYRGGEWIVDDNGNHEMDPTDKVFQLGDWEDMPTVGDWDGDGTDDPGVFHANKEGAVTVANRKAS, encoded by the coding sequence ATGGGTTTCCATTATCGAGACGCATTGCGTCGTTTTCGTAGCTTCTTCGGTAGCGGTAAGAACGCCGCCCTCAATCGTCCAGTTCGATCGCGCGGCATCGAGACGCTCGAAGCTCGTCGTGTCATGTCGGCCGATCCAATTCGCCTTGGTGCCATTTATCAAGAAGATGATGCGGCAGGCGGTGACGATCATGGTGATACGTTCATTGTCACGTTCGAAGGTGGTGCGGCAGGCACACAGCTGAACCGATTGATCATCGACGGCGATCAAGTTCAGAACTTTGGTAATATTCCAGGGTTGAGCACCGGCGACGTGATCTTTGATATCACGCCTGGCGGTCTTGGTGCGGACTCCGCGTTTCCGTTCCAGATTGTTTCTGCCAATGGAATCGACTCGATCAAAGCCACTGTCACTGACGGTGGAACGCGATTGATTCTCGACTTCGTCGGTTTTGATGCTGGGGAAGAGCTGCGATTCTCCATCGACGTCGACGAAATCATCATTTATGACCCGAACAATCCTGACGAAACCCTGATCGACCCGATTGCTTCTGGGGCAGAATTTCATGGTACGCTTCTGACGGGAGAATTCTCGGCAGCTCACTATGAAAACGCAACGATCAATACAAAATTCATCGACATGTACGATGCCAAATTGGCCGAATCAGGGCTGGATTTGCCATCAGACAATGCGACCGGTCATCGTGACCGTACTGACGGTGCTTTTGGTAGTATCGTTCAATTGCCACTTCCAATTAGCATCAGTGGTACTGTCTACCACGATCCGAACTTGAGCCTGACTCACGATCCCGGCGAACAGGGGATTTCGGGGGTCTCGCTTACGCTGTGGAAGAAAGAGAACGGCGTCTTCGTCAACACGGGGCACACTGTGACGACCGACGCAAACGGCAATTACATTTTTGGTGAAGAGCTTGGTTTGCAGCCTGGAACCTACCAGGTTCGCGAAACTCAACCGACCGGCTACTTCAGCGTTGGTGCTGTTCCAGGGACAGTAGAAGGAACGCAAACTGGATCGACTGTTTCAGGCGATCCTGACGTGCTTACCGAAATTAGCATTCCGTTAGGCGGCACGGCGGCGATTGACTACGACTTCGCGGAAGCAACTCCAGCGATGATCGACGGATACGTCTATCACGATCGTGATAACGACGGTGTCAAAGAAGCGGGCGAAGAAGGCATCGCGGGTGTTCAAATCCGTGTGCAGGGAGTCGACGTCCTTGGCAATCCACAGTCGTTCCTTGTCACGACCGATGCCAATGGCTACTACAAAGTCATCAACATGCCTCCAGGCGTGTACGAGGTCCTCGAAGTCGTCCAGCCTCCGACGTACCAAGATGGTAAGGATACCGCAGGTACGGTGAATGGTGTGACCAAGGGAACCGCACACAACCCAGGCGATCGTATCAGCACGATCTCGCTGCAGGGTGGCGATTCCGGGATCAACTATAACTTCGGCGAAATTCGACCGGCCGAGATCAGTGGCCGTGTTCATCTGACCGATCCAGAAGGAAACTGCTACGGCGAAAACATCGTCACGACTCCAATCGAAGGTGCCGTTGTTAATCTGTACGACAGCGAAGGAAACCTGGTCGCGACAACAACTACCGATGCCAACGGTGAATACTTCTTCGGAAACTTACTGCCGGGGACCTACACCATTGAAGAGATCACGCCTCCAGGTTTGATCGATGGTGGCGATCACGTTGGTACGATCGACGGAATCAAAGTCGGAAATCTTGATGGTAACGACCGAATTGCCGACATCGAATTGTTGTCAGGCGACTCTGGGGTTCATTACGACTTCTGCGAACACCTGCCAGCAAGTCTATCTGGCTACGTTTATCACGACCGTAACAACAACGGTATCCGCGAAGCAGGCGAAGAAGGCATTGAAGGCGTCTTGGTACAATTGTACGACGCGAATAACATTCCAGCTGGCTTGGCAATCACCGACGAAAACGGATTCTACGAGTTCCTTGGGCTTTCCAAGGGACAGTATCAAATTGCGGAAATTCAGCCGTTTGAATACATCGATGGTCTCGACACGGCCGGTACGATTTTTGGAACGACCGTTGGTGCCGCAGTGAACCCAGGCGACGAGATCAACACGATCGACGTCAAATGGGGTGACGAAGGTATCGAGTATAACTTCGGTGAAATCAAGCACGGCTCGATAAGTGGCTACGTCTACCACGACCGAAACGTCAATGGCGCCAAGAACGCTGGTGAAGAAGGAATAGCTGACGTAACGATCACGCTGATCAATACGGTTACCAATGAAACGTTCGTAACCACGACCGATGCCAATGGTTACTACGAGTTTTTAAACCTCGTTCCTGGAAGCTATCGCGTTATTGAAACCCATCCGCTTGCCTACCAGGATGGAACTGACGAAGCGGGAACGATCAATGGAGTCGTTCGAGGCGCGGCTGTTAATCCTGGCGACGAAATCAATGGGATAACGATTGGCAGCGACGAACACGGGATCAACTACAATTTCGGTGAATTCCTTTATGCTTCGATCTCTGGTAGCGTTCACCTGACCGATGAAGATGGGAATTGTGATCACGAATCGGCAACCTCGCGACCTGTCGTTGGGGCTACGATTCACTTGTACGATGCCAACGGTAATCTGTTGAAATCGACGGTGACCGACGCTAACGGTGATTACTATTTCGGTGAGTTGCTGCCCGGTTCTTACACGGTTGTCGAAGTCACGCCTCCTGGGCTGATCGATGGGGGCGACCATATTGGTACGATCAACGGAGTTACCGTCGGCGAGTTCAATGGAAACGATCGTATCGAGACGATCGTTCTAACCGCCGGACAGCATGGCGAAGATTATAACTTCTGTGAAAGCGAGCCCGCAGATCTGTCCGGATACGTCTATCACGATCGAAACAACAACGGTGTTCGCGAAGCCGGAGAAGAGGGCATCGGTGGAACAACGGTTCAGCTGTTCGATGAAAATGGCAACCTGGTCGATACCCTGGTGACTGACAGCAACGGCTTCTATCACTTCACCGGTTTAACCAAGAGCGTCTACCGTATCGTCGAGACCCAGCCGACCGGTTATCTCGATGGATTGGATGCCGCAGGTACGATCAACGGCAGCACGGTTGGTTCGGCAACGAATCCAGGTGATGTCATTCACACGATTGATCTGAAGTTTGGCCAGTCCGGGATCGAATACAATTTTGGCGAAGTGCTCCCGACTTCGATCGGTGGTTTCGTCCACGTCGATCCAAACCAGGATTGCTACTTCGATGAAAACGAAGATCCAATCGTGGGCGTAAAGATCACGTTGCTGGATGCCAATGGAAATGAGATTGCCACAACGTTTACCGACGCTAACGGTCATTATCAGTTCAATGGCTTGCCGCCGGGAACCTATACGGTTGTCGAGTCGCAGCCAACTGGGTACTTCCAAGGTGGTCAGATCGATCGCAACGGTTTGGCAGATGCGTCCGTAACCGACGTGATCTCGAATATCGTGACTCACTCGGGGCAGCACCTCGACGAGCATAACTTCTGCGAACTGCCACCTGCGTCGCTTTCGGGTTACGTCTTCCAGGATGGTGCGGTCATCTCGAACGCAACGGGAGAAGTGCCAGACGATATTGCAAGTTTGCGTGATGGTCAGCGAACCGACGATGATACGCCACTTGCTGGAGTTGTTTTGGAACTGCGCGATGGTTTCTCAGGCGAACCAATCCTGGGTAGCAGCGATGCCGTTCTGCAAGGACTTTATGGCGACGGACCAATTCGCGTGGTCACCGACGCCAATGGCTTTTATAAATTTGAAGGACTGAAGACAGGCTTCTACGCGGTCTATCAAGTTCATCCTGAAGGCTATGTCGATAGCATCGACACGGTCGGTACAACGGGTGGTTTGGCAGTGAATCCAGGAACGGTTGGTCCTGAAGTATCTGCTTTGTCGGTCAATCCAGGACACGATGCCATCATTCGCATTTTTGTCGTCGGTGGTACCGAATCGTACGAAAATAACTTCAGCGAAATTCGTGTGGTTCCTTTCATTCCACCACCGGAATTCCCACCACAAGATCCGCCAGTAACTCCACCTCCGGTTGGTGTTGCTCCTCCAAGCCCTGAACTGATTCCACCGGCTCAGTTGTTGGCACTACCGCAGATTGTTCAGCCGTTTGGTGGTTCGGCGGTTGGATTTACCTGGCACCTGAGCGTGGTGAATGCAGGCGATCCACGGGGTAAGGAACCGGTTGCTTCCTCGGAATCGTTCTGGCTGACTTCGGCCAATGGCGATATGAATCCATGGAACGTTGACAATTTGAGCCAGGCTCGGTGGACGCTTCTCACTGAAGCGGAGGATGGCGAAGAATCGGAACTGTTGCAGCGTCTATTCGGCTCGAAGGATGCTATTCCTGTTGCTGGTGACTTCAACGGTGACGGTGTCAGCGAGATCGGTGTCTTCATTGATGGCCATTGGTTCATCGATTTGAACGGAAACGGTCGCTGGGACGACGAAGACATGTACGCCAAACTAGGCCACGAAGGGGATCAGCCCGTTGTTGGTGATTGGGATGGTGACGGCAAGGACGACATTGGTATCTACGGCAAGTCGTGGCCAAACGATCCTCGCGCCGTCAAAGAAGAGCCTGGTCTTCCAGATGCTGCGAATAATTTCGTATCCCTAGAGAAGCCGAAGAACGTTCCACCGAAAGAAGAGCATGCCCCACACGGTACCCGTGTATTGAAAGTGGCACAGCATGGTAAGTTCCGCCAAGACTTGATTGATCACACGTTCCACTTTGGCGTTGGTGGCGATCACGCTCTCGTTGGCGACTGGAACGGCGACGGCATCAGCACGATTGCCGTCTTCCGGAATGGCACATGGCATGTCGATTCCAACGGCGACGGTCGCTGGAACCCAGAAGTTGACGCGGCATTCGCCTATGGTCAGGAAGGTGACCTGCCGGTCGTGGGGGACTGGAATGGCGATGGAATCGATGAAATCGGTATCTATCGTGGCGGCGAATGGATCGTTGACGACAACGGTAATCACGAAATGGACCCCACCGACAAAGTCTTCCAACTTGGTGACTGGGAAGACATGCCAACGGTTGGCGACTGGGATGGCGACGGTACCGACGACCCTGGCGTCTTCCACGCCAATAAGGAAGGTGCCGTTACCGTTGCCAATCGTAAGGCGAGCTAA
- a CDS encoding PQQ-binding-like beta-propeller repeat protein, translating to MNTRYSMIALLFFGLAAPSWAAENETDWPQWRGPERNGKSAATGLISNWEKQQPKLLWMEEGLGNGYASVSIVGDDLYTTGNFEDGQAVVCFDLNNKKVAWKQNLTSKVPKHGYTGSRCTPTVDGEDLYVVMSEGTVARLNRKSGEIVWKRNLQEEYGASLPSWGFAESPLIDGEKLVCGSGSSKALLVCLDKNTGKEIWVTPRGDADLGEKGKDEAGYSSTLVCNAAGKKQYVKLIGRGLIGVDAETGELLWSYNQVANGVANIPDPIIDGDYIFASTGYQTGAALVHLKNNGGKIEAEEVYFLDAKTFQNHHGGMIKVGDYIYAGTKHNSGFPICVEMKTGDVQWGGDFRPEGKGSAAILYADGNLIYRYQSGLLALVEANPDEYVLKGTLTPEYQEKESWAHPVIVDGKLYLREQNKLMCYDLRP from the coding sequence ATGAATACTCGGTATTCGATGATCGCATTGCTCTTTTTCGGGCTCGCCGCTCCCAGCTGGGCTGCCGAAAATGAAACCGATTGGCCCCAGTGGCGTGGCCCGGAGCGAAACGGGAAGTCGGCCGCTACTGGTTTGATCTCGAATTGGGAAAAGCAACAGCCCAAGCTGCTATGGATGGAGGAAGGGCTCGGAAATGGCTATGCGAGTGTCTCGATCGTCGGAGATGACCTCTATACGACAGGAAATTTCGAGGATGGTCAGGCAGTCGTCTGTTTCGACCTGAATAATAAGAAGGTTGCCTGGAAGCAAAACCTGACATCCAAGGTGCCGAAGCATGGCTACACAGGCTCACGCTGCACGCCAACGGTTGACGGAGAAGACCTCTATGTGGTCATGTCCGAAGGGACGGTTGCTCGCTTGAATCGTAAGTCGGGTGAAATCGTCTGGAAGCGAAATCTGCAGGAAGAATATGGTGCTTCGCTACCGAGTTGGGGGTTCGCGGAATCTCCACTGATTGACGGCGAAAAACTCGTCTGCGGTTCCGGTTCTTCGAAGGCGCTGCTGGTTTGTTTGGATAAGAACACCGGCAAAGAAATCTGGGTAACGCCACGAGGTGATGCGGATCTCGGCGAAAAGGGAAAAGACGAAGCAGGCTATTCCTCAACTCTGGTCTGTAACGCGGCCGGAAAAAAACAGTACGTAAAATTGATCGGTCGTGGACTCATTGGTGTCGATGCGGAAACAGGCGAACTACTCTGGTCGTATAACCAAGTTGCCAATGGCGTCGCCAACATTCCTGATCCGATTATCGACGGCGATTACATTTTCGCTTCGACTGGGTACCAGACAGGCGCGGCGTTGGTTCACCTCAAAAACAATGGTGGCAAGATCGAAGCCGAAGAAGTCTATTTCCTCGATGCGAAGACGTTTCAAAATCATCATGGTGGGATGATCAAAGTTGGCGATTACATCTACGCGGGAACGAAGCACAACAGTGGGTTTCCAATCTGCGTGGAAATGAAAACGGGCGACGTGCAGTGGGGAGGCGACTTCCGGCCTGAAGGGAAAGGATCTGCTGCGATCCTTTATGCCGACGGAAACCTGATTTACCGTTACCAGTCGGGACTTTTGGCACTCGTTGAAGCCAATCCGGACGAATACGTTCTGAAGGGAACGCTGACGCCTGAATATCAGGAAAAGGAAAGCTGGGCACATCCAGTCATTGTCGACGGCAAACTTTACTTGCGAGAGCAGAACAAGCTGATGTGCTACGACCTGCGTCCATAA
- a CDS encoding DUF4339 domain-containing protein yields MPSSSSSSTQSELRWYYAVDDAHVGPVSATKFWQLAEEGVIKADTLVWCTGYTDWVPAKTVEGLFRARSGRSSDSSFSSGSSSSTQLAPTPMKPPPREDVESDFDTTLLMQIAKSGILLGLLCVIFTRGCDQIDQARIDGLAAERSISEQEFEQREASELRPLQQKVDELQAIEFVSTEDKKRQQEATEALRTAKVMLADERKTLEADTWAPLRSEQARAASERLSVQMFRRIASLIGTTLTLLGLGIALFYGPSDQQLGIWVVLGVVIAAAYLA; encoded by the coding sequence ATGCCTTCGTCTTCCTCTAGTTCGACACAATCGGAACTCCGGTGGTATTACGCAGTCGATGATGCGCATGTCGGCCCGGTCTCGGCGACCAAGTTTTGGCAACTCGCCGAAGAAGGGGTCATTAAAGCCGACACGCTGGTCTGGTGTACCGGTTACACCGACTGGGTTCCTGCGAAAACTGTCGAAGGCCTTTTTCGTGCTCGCTCCGGCCGTTCTAGTGATTCCAGCTTTTCGAGCGGTTCTTCATCCTCGACGCAGTTGGCTCCTACTCCCATGAAGCCACCACCACGAGAAGATGTCGAGTCCGACTTCGATACGACGCTGCTAATGCAGATTGCGAAGTCGGGTATCTTGCTCGGGTTACTTTGCGTCATTTTCACGCGCGGTTGCGATCAGATTGACCAAGCACGAATCGATGGTCTCGCCGCGGAACGCAGTATTTCAGAACAGGAATTCGAGCAGCGCGAAGCTTCTGAGCTACGGCCATTGCAACAAAAAGTTGACGAACTTCAGGCGATTGAATTTGTTTCGACCGAAGACAAAAAACGTCAACAAGAGGCAACCGAAGCACTGCGAACTGCCAAAGTGATGTTAGCCGACGAGCGAAAAACTCTCGAAGCAGATACCTGGGCTCCCCTTCGCTCGGAACAAGCTCGAGCGGCATCGGAACGACTATCGGTGCAAATGTTCCGGCGGATCGCGAGCCTCATAGGAACAACACTAACACTGTTGGGCCTGGGGATTGCACTTTTCTATGGTCCGTCCGACCAACAGCTTGGAATCTGGGTGGTTCTCGGGGTAGTCATCGCCGCCGCCTATCTGGCTTGA
- a CDS encoding PVC-type heme-binding CxxCH protein: MSSSLVHFLPFLLVIISLPTIHAAEQGDDFVPRRQQGVPGPPLSPEEAIRKMTVPTGFSVEAVASEPQIVNPVAMTFDEQGRIWVTESFEYPRLEPGPGRDRIKVLEDTDQDGQVDKVTVFAEGLNIPSGIAVGYGGVWVANAPDILFLQDTDGDLKADKSEVIVTGFGRTDTHELPNSLTWGPDGFLYGLNGVFNHSHVQHDGKDFVFTCAMFRIDPRTHEFELFCEGTSNPWGIAFDPNGQAFVSACVIDHLWHLTESGYYHRQGGPYPPHTWKIESIVDHKHQMAAYCGIEYFDSDAYPQEYRDCLYMGNIHGGCINVDVLQRDGSTYFAKPRPDFVTANDVWHMPVDQKTGPDGCLYILDWYDRYHCYQDARARPQDVDRLKGRLYRVRYENTPRAEPFNLTQESDDELIERLSSTNRFFRDQAQRVLSERASPDSITKLEEVVLDESATQKTRLHALWALIGSRQLSDEFSLRLLKHQNPQLRSWAVRYQGIQPSNHAEIASLIQELAADESPDVRLQVAILASQVDYLPTIETLLHVLERSPNDKLIPHIVWQNLHPELESHTPQYLALMSNGALSKSPEVLALLPRAAGRILSTPGLPVEHVASLVKILAAQPGQEQQLGICLERIANQVQSRELTGDRLNDLRTELDAALARIMSSGAKHPGYYHAANLAIAWNDSTAMRIVPSVFSSKDQQSDRRVAALDALLSSGHPKAIPLVTSYFAETDLPPGEVGKVIQTLGKSDSPTIAHLLLSHLQDFATQDRPKAIEVLLQRPAWTALLLDRIQQNSLSKDVLSINQLQRLSESSSDEVAAKLEEIYGTIQTGRDPSRTFVVAQMRRLIKSQEGDPHRGTEVYQKLCGQCHKLYGKGEDVGPEITVNGRGNLEQLLSNVFDPSLVIGKDYQAVTVLTVEGRVLSGLLIEDSPTRVSLKMQGGKTETIARDDVDLMKTSDTSLMPEGIEKQLKPQEIVDLFAYLSLNKPPHDTSATLIAGAGTVDPQSIVLPRSAENLFMQAQVSTNVSQFSAGKRGEPKDVIFAPGQNRFAHKSQWHEVGVGMGAELGVLTEENGVIWKAKWNKPVEINFIALSGTYPNQPQPNTAWAVEVKVDGSWQTIERGVGDWYNNGRFVWGWPGAVTVPVEAFRVKVFSPNEKTPVRSIHFRGEEGFSWFIGNLPPETSIIRP; this comes from the coding sequence ATGTCCTCATCGCTTGTTCATTTCCTACCGTTTCTATTAGTTATCATTTCGCTCCCAACAATTCACGCCGCGGAACAAGGGGACGACTTCGTTCCCCGTCGTCAACAGGGAGTTCCCGGTCCGCCTCTCTCGCCTGAGGAAGCCATTCGTAAAATGACAGTTCCGACGGGGTTTTCGGTAGAAGCCGTGGCATCTGAACCACAGATCGTCAATCCTGTCGCGATGACATTCGACGAGCAAGGTCGAATCTGGGTCACAGAGAGTTTTGAATACCCACGTCTCGAACCAGGCCCTGGCCGCGACCGCATAAAGGTCCTCGAAGACACGGATCAAGACGGGCAAGTTGACAAGGTGACTGTCTTCGCCGAAGGGCTCAACATTCCGTCCGGAATTGCTGTTGGGTATGGCGGTGTTTGGGTCGCGAACGCGCCAGATATTCTTTTCTTGCAAGACACCGATGGTGATTTAAAAGCCGACAAGTCCGAGGTAATTGTCACCGGATTCGGTCGTACAGATACGCACGAGCTTCCGAATTCGCTGACATGGGGACCGGATGGATTTCTTTATGGTCTCAACGGCGTGTTCAACCATTCCCATGTGCAGCACGACGGCAAAGACTTTGTATTTACGTGCGCGATGTTTCGGATCGATCCCCGTACTCACGAGTTTGAGTTGTTCTGCGAAGGAACGAGCAATCCATGGGGAATCGCTTTCGATCCCAACGGCCAGGCATTCGTAAGTGCTTGTGTCATCGATCACCTTTGGCATTTGACGGAAAGTGGCTACTACCATCGCCAAGGCGGCCCCTATCCTCCGCATACTTGGAAGATCGAATCGATTGTCGATCATAAGCACCAAATGGCTGCTTATTGCGGGATTGAGTATTTCGATAGTGATGCCTATCCCCAGGAATATCGCGATTGCCTTTACATGGGCAACATTCATGGAGGGTGCATCAATGTCGACGTACTCCAGCGCGATGGTTCGACCTACTTTGCGAAGCCACGTCCTGATTTTGTAACTGCAAACGATGTCTGGCATATGCCGGTCGACCAGAAGACAGGGCCAGATGGGTGTCTATACATCCTCGACTGGTACGACCGATATCATTGTTATCAGGACGCCAGAGCACGCCCCCAAGACGTCGATCGACTGAAAGGGCGATTGTATCGGGTTCGATACGAAAACACGCCTCGCGCAGAGCCGTTCAATCTGACGCAAGAGTCGGACGATGAGTTGATCGAGCGACTCTCATCGACTAATCGCTTCTTTCGCGATCAGGCTCAACGCGTACTCTCCGAGCGAGCAAGTCCTGACTCTATCACAAAGCTTGAAGAAGTCGTTCTTGATGAATCAGCTACTCAGAAGACTCGCCTGCATGCCCTCTGGGCGCTGATAGGCAGTCGCCAACTCAGCGACGAATTTTCGCTCCGATTGCTCAAGCACCAGAATCCACAACTACGAAGTTGGGCAGTTCGATATCAGGGGATTCAACCATCGAATCATGCTGAGATCGCATCTTTGATCCAAGAACTCGCAGCAGATGAAAGCCCAGACGTACGACTTCAGGTCGCCATTCTTGCTTCCCAAGTAGACTACCTACCGACGATCGAAACCCTGCTCCACGTGCTCGAGCGTTCGCCGAACGATAAGCTAATTCCACACATCGTGTGGCAGAATCTCCACCCTGAGCTTGAAAGTCACACACCCCAATATCTTGCACTCATGTCCAATGGTGCCTTGTCGAAAAGCCCAGAGGTTTTGGCGTTACTTCCACGAGCTGCTGGACGAATTCTTAGCACGCCTGGACTTCCGGTCGAACATGTTGCCTCGCTGGTCAAAATATTGGCAGCTCAACCGGGACAAGAGCAACAGCTCGGCATCTGTCTCGAGCGGATCGCCAACCAGGTTCAGTCGCGAGAGCTTACCGGCGATCGACTCAACGATCTTAGGACAGAACTAGATGCTGCCCTAGCGAGAATCATGTCATCTGGAGCAAAGCATCCTGGCTATTATCATGCTGCGAATCTTGCGATTGCGTGGAATGATTCCACGGCAATGCGGATCGTCCCATCGGTTTTCTCGTCAAAGGACCAACAGAGTGATCGCCGTGTGGCCGCCCTCGATGCGTTACTTTCTTCAGGGCACCCTAAGGCAATTCCATTAGTGACTTCCTACTTCGCAGAAACAGACCTTCCCCCAGGCGAAGTTGGTAAAGTCATCCAAACACTAGGCAAGTCCGATTCTCCGACGATCGCCCATTTGCTGCTCTCTCATCTCCAAGACTTTGCGACGCAAGACCGCCCGAAAGCAATTGAGGTTCTTTTGCAACGCCCCGCATGGACGGCGTTGCTGTTGGATAGAATTCAACAGAATTCTCTCTCCAAGGACGTTCTGTCAATCAATCAGCTTCAACGTCTCAGCGAGTCTTCAAGCGATGAAGTCGCGGCGAAACTGGAAGAGATCTACGGCACTATTCAAACCGGACGCGATCCCTCTCGAACTTTCGTTGTGGCACAGATGCGTCGCCTGATCAAATCGCAGGAAGGCGATCCTCATCGTGGCACTGAGGTTTATCAGAAGCTTTGCGGACAGTGCCACAAGCTATACGGCAAAGGGGAAGATGTCGGTCCTGAAATCACCGTGAATGGGCGAGGAAATCTCGAGCAGCTTCTATCCAACGTGTTCGATCCTAGCCTTGTCATTGGAAAAGACTATCAGGCGGTTACCGTGCTAACCGTGGAAGGCCGAGTCCTTTCAGGACTTCTTATTGAAGATAGCCCAACGCGTGTTTCCCTGAAGATGCAAGGAGGCAAGACAGAGACCATCGCTCGAGATGATGTCGACCTGATGAAAACGTCCGATACATCCTTGATGCCTGAAGGGATCGAAAAACAACTGAAGCCTCAAGAAATTGTCGATCTGTTTGCCTACTTGTCACTCAATAAGCCACCTCACGATACCTCGGCAACGCTAATCGCCGGGGCAGGAACGGTCGACCCGCAATCCATCGTCCTTCCACGTTCCGCTGAAAATCTTTTCATGCAAGCTCAAGTCTCGACAAACGTTTCTCAGTTCAGCGCCGGCAAGCGAGGTGAACCGAAAGACGTGATTTTCGCACCTGGTCAGAACCGGTTTGCCCATAAGTCTCAGTGGCACGAAGTCGGTGTCGGCATGGGAGCCGAACTGGGCGTTTTGACGGAAGAAAATGGAGTGATATGGAAAGCAAAATGGAACAAGCCCGTTGAGATTAACTTCATCGCTCTATCTGGCACTTACCCCAATCAACCGCAACCGAATACCGCTTGGGCAGTCGAAGTAAAAGTCGACGGTAGCTGGCAAACCATCGAACGTGGTGTAGGTGACTGGTACAACAATGGACGTTTTGTATGGGGGTGGCCGGGCGCCGTTACGGTTCCCGTCGAGGCGTTTCGCGTCAAAGTATTTAGCCCCAATGAAAAAACCCCTGTTCGCAGCATTCACTTTCGCGGCGAAGAGGGGTTCTCGTGGTTTATCGGCAACTTACCACCGGAGACCTCGATCATCCGGCCGTAA